A window from Oncorhynchus mykiss isolate Arlee chromosome 9, USDA_OmykA_1.1, whole genome shotgun sequence encodes these proteins:
- the LOC110532532 gene encoding transcriptional repressor scratch 2-like, whose amino-acid sequence MPRSFLVKKIKLDDFSNHHHHLDDSFTPFTRSITDSVTSLGVRLSENGYIQDYITPSVYQGETKMELKMALPVSDPLYTQVSSRGEEYCDPDLEHPDSPQSGMTASGFYSGEAEALTEGYTMDAFFISDGRSRRKGDGDGRKGGRSGASNADATEEREAGATGTARHTCNECGKTYATSSNLSRHKQTHRSLDSKMARQCPTCDKVYVSMPALAMHILTHNLKHKCDVCNKAFSRPWLLQGHMRSHTGEKPFACAHCGKAFADRSNLRAHMQTHSAFKHYRCKRCNKTFALKSYLNKHYESACFKGSGDEDDDESCSEN is encoded by the exons ATGCCCCGTTCGTTTTTGGTGAAGAAAATCAAGCTTGATGATTTCTCTAATCACCATCACCACCTGGACGACTCGTTCACTCCTTTCACACGCTCCATCACTGACTCTGTGACCAGCTTGGGCGTTCGTCTCAGTGAGAATG GCTACATCCAGGATTACATCACACCATCTGTATATCAGGGGGAGACGAAGATGGAGCTCAAAATGGCGTTGCCCGTCTCTGACCCTCTGTACACCCAGGTGAGCAGCAGGGGTGAGGAGTACTGTGACCCTGACCTGGAGCACCCTGACAGCCCCCAGTCCGGCATGACGGCCAGTGGATTCTACAGTGGTGAGGCGGAGGCCCTGACCGAGGGCTACACCATGGATGCCTTCTTCATCTCCGACGGGCGCTCACGGCGGAAGGGAGACGGTGATGGCCGTAAGGGAGGTCGTTCTGGTGCTTCCAATGCTGAtgccacagaggagagagaagcaggggcCACCGGGACAGCCCGTCACACTTGCAACGAGTGCGGCAAGACGTACGCCACCTCGTCCAACCTCAGCAGGCACAAACAGACACACCGTAGCCTGGATAGCAAGATGGCACGCCAGTGTCCCACCTGCGACAAAGTGTATGTGTCCATGCCAGCACTGGCCATGCACATCCTCACCCACAACCTAAAGCACAAGTGTGACGTGTGCAACAAGGCTTTCAGCCGGCCCTGGCTCCTGCAGGGCCACATGCGCTCGCACACCGGGGAGAAACCGTTCGCCTGCGCCCACTGCGGCAAAGCCTTTGCTGACCGCTCAAACCTCCGCGCCCACATGCAAACCCACTCTGCCTTCAAGCACTACCGATGCAAGCGCTGCAATAAGACCTTCGCCCTCAAGTCCTACCTGAACAAGCACTATGAATCAGCCTGCTTCAAGGGTTCCGGGGACGAAGATGATGACGAGTCCTGCTCTGAGAACTAG